A single genomic interval of Chryseobacterium paludis harbors:
- a CDS encoding PDZ domain-containing protein has product MKFRHFIWILFISIFVNAQNSFEIKDAKKVVIPFKLINNLIFIPVNINGAELTFLLDTGVAETSIFSLENKEVKLTSLEKIKFSGLGGNASIDGFRSDNNIGKIGKNYINNSLSLFIIVNQDFNISSHVGIPVNGIIGYHFFKDHPISIDYISKKITIYNDMDLFRKKVKKFDEFSISIEKSKPYMEADVEMTTEKKSSKLLIDLGNSDPIWLFPTLIKNFVYNRPNIDDFLGRGFNGDVYGKRSRIHNFYLGNFKFEKPLTAMPDEYSIQHVNLVENRRGSIGGEIMRRFTVVFDYPNQKLYLRKNKNYDDPFHFNMSGLDFQQDGLQWENDSFALETKNANNASNGIEVINNNLQYKFVLKPLFSIAGVRKDSPADKAGFKKDDKVITINGRKTLDMTLEHIMELMKSDEGKTITMLIKRKGQELTLSFTLEDPIPYQE; this is encoded by the coding sequence ATGAAATTTAGGCATTTTATATGGATTTTATTTATAAGCATTTTCGTAAATGCTCAAAACTCGTTTGAAATTAAAGATGCTAAAAAAGTCGTTATTCCTTTTAAATTAATTAATAACCTGATTTTTATTCCGGTTAATATCAATGGGGCCGAGCTCACCTTTTTACTGGATACTGGTGTTGCTGAAACTTCAATTTTCAGCCTTGAAAATAAAGAGGTAAAGCTTACAAGCTTGGAGAAAATTAAGTTTTCAGGATTAGGAGGAAACGCAAGTATAGATGGATTCCGCTCTGACAATAACATTGGTAAAATAGGAAAAAATTACATCAACAATTCTTTAAGTTTGTTTATCATTGTTAATCAGGACTTCAATATTTCTTCTCATGTCGGAATTCCTGTTAATGGAATTATCGGCTATCATTTTTTTAAAGACCATCCTATATCAATAGATTATATTTCTAAAAAGATCACTATTTATAATGATATGGATTTATTCAGAAAAAAAGTAAAGAAATTTGATGAGTTCTCCATATCCATTGAAAAGAGTAAACCCTATATGGAGGCAGATGTAGAGATGACTACCGAAAAGAAAAGCTCAAAGTTGCTTATAGATTTAGGAAACAGCGATCCTATATGGCTTTTCCCTACCCTTATTAAGAACTTTGTTTACAATCGTCCTAATATTGATGACTTTTTGGGTCGGGGTTTTAATGGTGATGTATATGGGAAAAGAAGCCGTATTCATAATTTTTATCTTGGCAATTTTAAATTTGAGAAACCACTTACTGCCATGCCAGATGAGTATTCTATTCAGCATGTAAACCTCGTCGAAAATAGAAGAGGCTCTATTGGTGGAGAGATTATGCGTCGTTTTACTGTAGTTTTTGATTATCCCAATCAAAAGTTGTATCTGCGAAAAAACAAAAATTATGATGATCCTTTTCATTTCAATATGAGTGGCCTGGATTTCCAGCAGGATGGACTACAATGGGAAAATGATTCATTTGCACTTGAAACCAAAAATGCAAATAATGCTAGCAATGGAATAGAAGTAATCAACAATAATTTACAATATAAATTTGTTTTAAAGCCTTTATTTTCTATTGCCGGCGTTCGAAAAGATTCTCCGGCAGACAAAGCTGGCTTTAAAAAAGATGACAAGGTTATCACAATTAATGGTAGAAAAACTTTAGATATGACTTTAGAACATATTATGGAGTTAATGAAGTCTGATGAAGGAAAAACGATTACAATGCTGATAAAAAGAAAAGGCCAGGAACTTACCTTAAGCTTTACACTGGAAGACCCAATCCCCTATCAAGAATAA
- the lipA gene encoding lipoyl synthase translates to MENLVQDTTVQKPKWIRVKLPTGKNYRELRSLVDKYKLNTICQSGSCPNMGECWGEGTATFMILGNICTRSCGFCGVKTGKPMDVNWDEPEKVARSIKLMKIKHAVLTSVDRDDLKDMGSILWGETVNAVRRISPGTTMETLIPDFQGLTKHLDRMVDVAPEVISHNMETVKRLTREVRIQAKYERSLEVLRYLKEAGQRRTKTGLMLGLGEEKDEVFQTIEDIRNANVDIITMGQYLQPTKKHLPVKKFITPEEFDEFGDFARSLGFRHVESSPLVRSSYHAEKHIH, encoded by the coding sequence ATGGAAAATTTAGTTCAAGACACTACCGTTCAAAAACCAAAGTGGATTCGTGTAAAACTTCCTACCGGAAAGAATTACAGAGAACTTAGAAGCTTGGTTGATAAATATAAATTAAATACAATTTGCCAGAGTGGAAGCTGCCCGAATATGGGTGAATGTTGGGGTGAAGGAACTGCAACTTTCATGATATTAGGAAACATCTGTACAAGAAGCTGTGGATTTTGTGGAGTTAAAACCGGAAAACCCATGGATGTAAACTGGGATGAACCTGAAAAAGTAGCACGTTCTATCAAATTAATGAAGATCAAACATGCTGTACTTACTTCTGTAGATCGTGATGATCTGAAAGATATGGGTTCTATTCTTTGGGGTGAAACTGTAAATGCTGTAAGAAGAATTTCTCCAGGTACTACAATGGAAACTCTTATACCGGACTTTCAAGGTCTGACAAAACACCTTGACAGAATGGTAGATGTAGCTCCTGAAGTGATCTCCCATAACATGGAAACGGTAAAACGTTTAACAAGAGAAGTGAGAATTCAGGCTAAATATGAAAGAAGTCTTGAAGTATTAAGATATCTGAAAGAAGCAGGTCAAAGAAGAACAAAAACAGGTCTTATGCTAGGGCTGGGAGAGGAAAAAGACGAAGTTTTTCAAACAATCGAAGACATCAGAAATGCAAATGTTGATATCATCACCATGGGGCAATATTTACAGCCTACTAAAAAACATTTGCCTGTGAAAAAATTCATTACACCTGAAGAGTTTGATGAATTTGGAGACTTTGCAAGAAGTTTAGGTTTCAGACATGTTGAAAGTTCACCTCTTGTAAGAAGTTCTTACCACGCAGAAAAACATATTCATTAA
- a CDS encoding RNA polymerase sigma factor, producing MNDEQLFLLIQKAKEKDQKAQTKLINVFWVDVFSFVMKKVRNENDTDEITVNVFSKVLSKLDMYDPHFQFKTWILTIAQNTVIDFWRKRSRENQDPTENLDEVKNQFAKSPEELMISKEEQKKIIKTIESLDANYQDIIKLRFFEEKSIKEIAEELGISIANTKVRVMRAKKVLAELLKNNEFDED from the coding sequence ATGAACGACGAACAGTTATTTTTACTTATTCAAAAGGCAAAAGAAAAAGATCAGAAAGCCCAGACAAAACTCATTAATGTTTTTTGGGTTGATGTTTTTTCTTTTGTAATGAAAAAAGTACGGAATGAAAATGACACGGATGAGATCACAGTAAATGTTTTCTCTAAAGTATTGTCAAAATTGGATATGTACGATCCTCATTTTCAATTTAAAACCTGGATATTAACAATTGCTCAGAATACGGTTATTGATTTCTGGAGAAAAAGAAGTCGCGAAAATCAGGATCCTACTGAAAATCTTGACGAGGTAAAAAATCAATTTGCAAAATCACCCGAAGAATTAATGATTTCCAAAGAAGAACAAAAGAAAATCATTAAAACAATAGAATCTTTAGACGCCAATTATCAGGATATTATAAAATTAAGATTCTTTGAAGAAAAAAGCATCAAAGAAATTGCAGAAGAATTAGGTATTTCTATTGCGAATACCAAAGTAAGAGTAATGCGTGCTAAAAAAGTATTAGCTGAGCTTCTGAAAAATAATGAGTTTGATGAGGATTAA
- a CDS encoding helix-turn-helix domain-containing protein: MIFSSVFPQNQKDIQSYKDKFFIYQKIGIDSALISVDKIFSSKKEVDLAFAYSAKRYLLTITGKEEDSQNYLSKINSYLKKIPEEEENYSSLSQVYNILGNTDMANHVPNDALKKFIKADFFALKNNDIKQHIKIKGNIAFVKLNIGQTDDAIIETHEVLELLKKNRELYEKENFEIIYNTVFSNLGHLYSDKYISDPEKNRKYADSALQNFNQLLHSTKDKKLLAVTYLKLGTLNNKKKNFIEATKYYLISLDIYKDLKFKDEILNLKYNLGVNFYESKDYSKSKRDFLEMSHLMEKDSLVNTDYIFAQDYLSKIYLKEGKRDSVEFYNNKFIELYKENSEAERKNIANIYKEINSKNLNDEINKSSSILKSRMFLIIALVLLIGCITGYLLIQMRKKKDVEQRLDDLLLQVKNNSLNSHQNKNNFTISNEKEAEIMRKLMELEDKKLYLKNEYNQAFVAKKLSTNTTYLSQTINKYMKKTFSEYTNELRINYILNALSQDKKLRNYTTQALADIVGYKSGISFARTFKEKTGVTPFQYIEKLNAENASK, translated from the coding sequence ATGATATTTTCTTCTGTGTTTCCACAGAATCAAAAAGATATACAGTCTTACAAAGATAAATTCTTCATTTACCAAAAAATAGGAATTGATAGTGCATTAATTTCTGTAGATAAAATTTTTTCTTCAAAAAAAGAGGTTGATCTGGCATTCGCCTATTCTGCGAAAAGGTACTTGCTGACTATTACTGGAAAAGAAGAAGATTCCCAAAATTATCTTTCAAAAATTAATAGTTATTTAAAGAAAATCCCTGAGGAAGAGGAAAATTACTCGAGCTTATCCCAAGTATACAATATCTTGGGAAATACAGATATGGCCAACCATGTTCCGAATGATGCGTTGAAGAAATTTATAAAAGCAGATTTTTTTGCTCTAAAGAATAATGATATTAAGCAGCACATAAAAATCAAAGGAAATATTGCATTTGTAAAACTTAATATCGGACAAACTGATGACGCTATTATAGAAACCCATGAAGTCCTTGAGCTTTTAAAAAAGAATAGAGAGCTCTATGAAAAAGAAAATTTCGAGATTATCTATAATACTGTGTTTTCGAATTTAGGACATTTATATTCTGATAAATATATATCAGATCCTGAAAAGAATAGAAAGTATGCAGACAGTGCTTTACAGAATTTTAATCAGCTTCTGCATTCAACGAAAGATAAAAAATTATTAGCTGTAACCTATTTAAAGCTGGGAACGCTTAATAACAAAAAAAAGAATTTTATCGAAGCAACGAAATATTACCTAATAAGCTTAGATATTTACAAGGATTTAAAATTTAAAGATGAAATTCTAAATCTTAAATACAATTTGGGAGTAAATTTTTACGAATCAAAAGATTATTCAAAATCGAAGCGTGATTTTCTCGAAATGTCTCATTTAATGGAAAAAGATTCTTTGGTAAATACGGACTATATATTTGCTCAGGATTATTTATCAAAAATTTATTTAAAGGAAGGGAAAAGAGATTCAGTAGAATTTTATAATAACAAATTCATTGAACTATATAAAGAAAATTCAGAAGCCGAAAGGAAGAACATTGCCAATATTTATAAAGAAATCAATTCTAAAAATTTGAATGATGAAATCAATAAAAGTTCTTCTATCCTTAAAAGTCGCATGTTTCTAATTATTGCATTGGTCTTATTGATAGGATGTATTACCGGTTATCTGCTCATTCAGATGCGAAAGAAAAAAGATGTTGAACAACGGCTTGATGATCTATTGTTACAAGTAAAGAATAACAGTTTGAATAGTCACCAAAACAAAAATAATTTTACAATAAGCAATGAAAAAGAGGCTGAGATCATGAGAAAACTGATGGAGTTGGAAGACAAAAAACTTTATCTTAAAAACGAATATAATCAGGCTTTTGTGGCTAAAAAATTAAGCACCAATACTACCTATCTTTCACAGACGATTAACAAATACATGAAAAAGACTTTTAGTGAATATACCAATGAGTTAAGAATTAACTACATACTGAATGCTCTTTCTCAAGATAAAAAGTTAAGAAATTATACTACTCAGGCATTAGCAGATATTGTAGGTTATAAAAGCGGGATATCCTTTGCCAGAACATTCAAAGAAAAAACGGGAGTTACCCCGTTTCAGTATATTGAAAAATTGAATGCTGAAAATGCTTCAAAATAA
- a CDS encoding T9SS type A sorting domain-containing protein, with the protein MKTEYLLFIILGIFFNTYMRAQPTITSADMITGTFQFTAFTFNQGVHTPGNAGANITWDFTNISGTNEIYRMFYGTCPAIPECSSFPTANQYVAVLDNAGNQSADKNLLKLSSAQLEHLGARNNTTNFTLTYTDIPIELKFPMTYLNSFTDTSSSTVNGVTTSTNDIITADGYGTIKTPVGTYSNVLRVKKESTITIITSGVPTSTTKITTYSWYKNSREVIGVFSMGNLLSPIVQPLPSRFQYTNNNVVLGVGEVEDMKSLVVYPNPSSDFITIKNEKIIDKIELSDAEGRKISEYKETSTIDISKLLRGVYYLKIDLKNEKTQIKKIIKK; encoded by the coding sequence ATGAAAACAGAATATTTACTTTTTATCATTCTTGGTATTTTTTTTAATACATACATGAGAGCACAGCCCACAATTACCAGTGCAGATATGATTACCGGAACCTTTCAGTTTACAGCGTTTACTTTTAATCAGGGAGTACACACTCCTGGAAATGCTGGAGCCAATATTACGTGGGACTTTACAAACATAAGTGGTACAAACGAAATATACAGAATGTTTTATGGTACATGTCCGGCTATTCCGGAATGCTCATCTTTTCCAACAGCTAATCAATATGTGGCCGTTTTAGATAATGCAGGGAATCAAAGTGCTGATAAGAATTTACTGAAGCTTAGTAGTGCCCAATTGGAACATTTAGGTGCAAGAAATAACACAACTAATTTCACATTAACTTATACGGACATACCAATCGAACTTAAATTTCCAATGACCTATCTGAATTCTTTTACTGATACCTCTTCTTCAACAGTAAATGGAGTTACAACAAGTACAAATGATATTATTACTGCAGATGGATATGGCACCATTAAAACTCCGGTTGGAACCTATTCTAATGTTTTAAGAGTAAAAAAAGAAAGTACAATTACAATCATTACAAGTGGAGTACCGACTTCTACAACAAAGATTACAACGTATAGTTGGTACAAAAATAGCAGAGAAGTGATTGGTGTATTTTCAATGGGTAATTTGTTATCTCCTATTGTACAACCATTGCCTTCAAGATTTCAATACACTAATAATAATGTGGTTTTAGGAGTAGGAGAAGTGGAAGATATGAAATCCCTGGTGGTTTACCCCAATCCAAGTTCTGATTTTATCACCATAAAAAATGAAAAAATAATTGATAAGATTGAATTAAGCGATGCAGAGGGTAGAAAAATTTCAGAATATAAAGAAACTAGTACGATTGATATATCTAAATTGTTACGTGGTGTTTATTACCTAAAGATTGACCTGAAAAATGAGAAAACACAGATAAAGAAAATTATCAAAAAGTAA
- a CDS encoding AraC family transcriptional regulator — MKIQKEIIEFEKGKSFKLFAPSLKNCFFWHYHPEIELVYVEAINGIRHVGKDISDFTDSDLLLIGSNVPHLNFDYRIQTECKQLVLQMRENFLQDIIIPVPEFENIKHLLERSYLGLSFSGEAKRQVVEKMHIIKDSDSFDSLIGLIEILQILANSKEVKELNRDDTRIKWFLNDKIRMGTIYDYIHENYDKKTNVNQIAEIVSLSTPAFCRYFKKQTNMTFTDFVNNYRINQAKIFLLKDSSITEVCFQVGFESLSYFNKLFKQHVGETPSEFRKRHLDKVES; from the coding sequence ATGAAAATCCAAAAGGAAATTATTGAATTTGAAAAAGGAAAATCATTTAAACTTTTTGCCCCTTCCTTAAAAAATTGTTTTTTCTGGCATTATCACCCTGAAATCGAACTGGTTTATGTTGAAGCTATTAATGGTATTCGTCATGTAGGAAAAGATATTTCTGATTTTACAGACAGTGATTTGCTTTTAATTGGTTCTAATGTTCCGCATCTTAATTTTGACTATAGAATTCAAACGGAATGCAAACAATTGGTTCTTCAGATGAGAGAAAATTTCCTTCAGGATATTATCATTCCAGTTCCGGAATTTGAAAATATAAAACATCTCCTGGAGCGTTCTTATTTAGGGCTTTCTTTTTCTGGAGAAGCTAAAAGACAGGTAGTAGAAAAAATGCACATCATCAAAGACTCCGACTCTTTTGATTCTTTAATAGGTTTAATAGAGATTCTACAGATCCTGGCTAATTCAAAAGAAGTAAAAGAATTAAACAGGGATGACACCCGGATCAAATGGTTCCTGAATGATAAAATAAGAATGGGAACGATCTACGATTACATTCACGAGAACTACGATAAAAAAACGAACGTTAATCAGATTGCTGAGATCGTAAGTCTAAGTACTCCTGCTTTTTGCCGATATTTTAAAAAGCAAACGAATATGACCTTTACTGATTTCGTAAATAACTACAGGATTAATCAGGCCAAAATATTTTTACTGAAAGATTCATCCATAACAGAAGTTTGTTTTCAGGTAGGTTTTGAGAGTCTTTCCTATTTTAATAAATTATTCAAACAGCACGTTGGAGAAACACCATCAGAGTTTAGGAAAAGGCATTTAGATAAGGTTGAAAGTTGA
- the tyrS gene encoding tyrosine--tRNA ligase — MNSFIEELKWRGLFADMMPGTDEQLNKEVTTAYIGFDPTADSLHIGSLIQIKILAHFQQHGHKPIALVGGATGMIGDPSGKSAERNLLDEETLLHYVDCLKNQLSKFLNFDGDGANKAELVNNYDWMKNISFLDFAKNVGKNITVNYMMAKDSVKKRFSGEAGADGMSFTEFTYQLIQGYDFLHLYQNNNVKLQMGGSDQWGNITTGTELIRRKAQGEAFALTVPLITKADGSKFGKSESGENYWLDKKKTSPYKFYQFWLNATDADAERFIKFYTFLSKEEIDSLIEEHKTAPHERKLQKKLAEEVTVWVHGREEYEKSVKASEILFGRSTAEDLISLDEEIFLEVFDGVPQKEVAKDDVLGINIVDLLSEKSGFLKSKSEAQREIKGNAISINKEKVDDTFTASENDLIDGKFLLLQKGKKSYFIIKVQ; from the coding sequence ATGAATTCCTTTATTGAAGAATTAAAATGGCGTGGTCTTTTTGCTGATATGATGCCAGGAACCGATGAACAACTGAATAAAGAGGTAACTACGGCATATATTGGTTTTGATCCAACGGCTGATTCTTTACATATTGGAAGTTTAATTCAGATCAAAATTTTAGCCCATTTCCAACAGCATGGTCATAAACCAATTGCTCTGGTAGGAGGTGCTACAGGAATGATCGGTGATCCATCAGGAAAGTCAGCTGAAAGAAATCTTTTAGACGAAGAAACTCTTCTTCATTATGTGGATTGTTTAAAAAATCAACTTTCAAAATTTTTAAATTTTGATGGAGATGGAGCCAATAAGGCTGAATTGGTCAACAATTACGATTGGATGAAAAATATCTCGTTTTTAGATTTCGCTAAAAACGTTGGTAAGAATATTACCGTTAATTATATGATGGCCAAAGATTCTGTAAAGAAAAGATTTTCTGGAGAAGCCGGAGCCGATGGAATGAGTTTTACTGAATTTACTTACCAGCTTATTCAAGGATATGATTTCCTTCATTTATATCAAAATAACAATGTAAAACTGCAAATGGGAGGTTCTGACCAATGGGGAAATATCACTACAGGAACAGAATTGATCCGCAGAAAAGCTCAGGGTGAGGCTTTTGCCCTAACAGTTCCTTTAATCACAAAAGCAGATGGTTCTAAATTTGGAAAGTCTGAAAGTGGTGAAAATTACTGGTTAGATAAAAAGAAAACTTCACCGTATAAATTCTATCAGTTCTGGTTGAATGCCACTGATGCTGATGCAGAAAGATTTATTAAATTTTACACGTTCCTAAGCAAAGAGGAAATTGATAGTTTAATTGAAGAACACAAAACAGCTCCACATGAAAGAAAACTACAAAAAAAGTTAGCTGAAGAAGTTACAGTTTGGGTTCATGGAAGAGAAGAATATGAAAAATCTGTAAAAGCTTCTGAAATTCTTTTTGGACGTTCTACTGCCGAAGATTTGATAAGCCTTGACGAAGAAATATTTCTTGAGGTTTTCGATGGAGTTCCACAAAAAGAAGTGGCAAAAGATGATGTCTTAGGAATAAATATTGTTGATCTGCTTTCTGAAAAATCAGGATTTTTAAAATCTAAAAGTGAAGCTCAGAGAGAAATCAAAGGCAATGCGATTTCAATCAATAAGGAAAAAGTAGATGACACTTTTACTGCTAGTGAAAATGATCTTATTGATGGTAAATTCCTTTTACTGCAGAAAGGAAAGAAAAGTTACTTTATTATTAAAGTTCAATAA
- a CDS encoding ATP-binding protein, with the protein MKRLTLILGILLSFKAQSQQIVPLNEKSYLDSLQNVMKNGSNNQSKAVASFMLSNYYRNADTVLSKKQLETGRILGKSSYFTSAQYFYYEGQYYADRNKEKASASYLKAVKLLSKFKTQESDLFQSWCWFGYGIAQKNKEGYPFLIKIMLEKSIPLIEKYGNSKNLGFEYTQLALMLTYNAEFEKAQNYNNKAIEILEKRAPNSSELFFAYLNTASNFFYQAKGDIGKSFLDKAENLIQPYPESSSNSFYFYDKALYFITKQKHEETLSAIEKGLYYTKKFKQNLLTQMFYLNKYDILKRQKKYTEARDLLKSILTERTLVIDANNRKMIYLQLSSINEEMGNTKEALIWQRNHSKLSDSLNSANIKLEINKLETKYNTAEKERSIANLNAEKKQKELEVSKKNSYLWALSLVLILFISLAIFLFILYGNNRKLSEQKEINLQQKLNDIKQKEELILTKAILEGEERERERIARDLHDGLGGMLAGVKINFSTWASEHLNNEKHEEFFKILSQLDRSVSELRHIARNLMPESLLNFGLETALHDLCQFYIRKDLEIDFQPINIHKDLLLSTQLTIYRIVQELLANAVKHSGATNILLQCSHSQDHFFITIEDNGRGFKKDTTDPSKSMGILNLKNRVDYLQGKMEINSDTEGTTINIELNTYEI; encoded by the coding sequence TTGAAAAGATTAACGCTTATACTTGGGATTTTACTTTCTTTTAAGGCCCAATCTCAACAGATTGTTCCTCTTAACGAAAAGTCTTATTTAGACAGTTTGCAAAATGTTATGAAAAATGGCAGTAACAATCAGTCAAAGGCAGTTGCTTCTTTCATGCTATCCAATTATTATCGAAATGCAGATACTGTTCTCAGTAAAAAACAACTTGAGACAGGACGAATATTAGGAAAATCTAGTTATTTTACGTCTGCTCAATATTTTTATTATGAAGGGCAGTATTATGCAGACCGAAATAAAGAAAAAGCATCTGCATCTTATTTAAAAGCTGTGAAACTATTATCTAAATTTAAAACCCAGGAATCTGATCTCTTCCAATCCTGGTGTTGGTTTGGTTATGGAATAGCCCAGAAAAACAAAGAAGGTTACCCATTTCTAATTAAGATTATGCTTGAAAAAAGCATCCCACTGATAGAAAAGTATGGTAACAGTAAAAATTTAGGATTTGAATATACACAGTTAGCTTTAATGCTTACCTATAATGCTGAATTTGAAAAGGCTCAAAATTATAATAACAAAGCCATTGAAATTCTTGAAAAAAGGGCACCCAATTCTTCGGAATTATTTTTCGCTTATCTAAATACGGCCAGCAATTTTTTTTATCAGGCAAAAGGAGACATCGGTAAGTCTTTTCTGGATAAGGCTGAAAATCTCATTCAACCTTATCCTGAATCTTCGTCAAATTCATTTTACTTTTATGATAAAGCTTTATACTTTATTACGAAACAAAAACATGAAGAAACCCTATCTGCAATTGAAAAAGGACTTTATTATACTAAAAAATTTAAACAGAATTTGCTTACTCAGATGTTTTATCTTAATAAGTATGACATTTTGAAAAGACAAAAAAAATATACTGAAGCCAGAGATTTATTAAAAAGTATTCTAACAGAAAGAACTCTTGTTATAGATGCCAATAATAGAAAAATGATCTATCTCCAATTATCTAGTATCAATGAAGAAATGGGAAATACCAAAGAAGCTTTGATTTGGCAGAGAAATCATTCAAAGTTGAGTGACAGCTTAAATTCAGCAAATATAAAACTGGAAATAAATAAGTTAGAAACAAAATATAATACAGCTGAAAAAGAAAGAAGTATTGCCAATCTTAATGCTGAAAAAAAACAAAAAGAACTGGAGGTAAGTAAAAAAAATTCTTATTTATGGGCACTAAGTCTGGTTTTGATCCTGTTTATAAGTCTTGCCATTTTCTTGTTTATACTCTATGGAAATAACAGAAAGTTATCTGAACAAAAGGAGATCAATCTGCAGCAAAAATTAAATGATATTAAGCAAAAGGAGGAGTTGATTCTTACCAAAGCCATCCTTGAAGGTGAGGAAAGAGAAAGGGAACGTATTGCAAGAGATCTCCATGACGGGCTTGGAGGAATGTTAGCAGGTGTAAAAATTAATTTTTCGACGTGGGCTTCCGAACATTTAAATAATGAGAAACATGAAGAATTTTTCAAAATTTTGAGTCAGCTGGATAGGTCGGTCAGTGAACTGAGACATATAGCCCGGAATTTAATGCCCGAATCATTATTAAATTTTGGTTTGGAAACAGCACTTCATGACCTGTGCCAGTTTTATATAAGAAAAGATCTGGAAATAGATTTCCAACCTATCAATATTCATAAAGATCTGTTACTATCAACACAGCTCACTATTTATAGGATTGTACAGGAATTGCTGGCCAATGCAGTTAAGCATTCCGGCGCTACGAATATACTATTACAATGCTCTCACTCGCAAGATCACTTCTTCATCACTATTGAAGACAATGGAAGAGGATTTAAAAAAGATACTACAGACCCTTCCAAAAGTATGGGAATTTTAAATCTTAAAAACAGGGTAGATTATCTGCAGGGAAAAATGGAAATCAACTCAGATACGGAGGGAACAACCATTAATATAGAACTCAACACCTATGAAATCTGA
- a CDS encoding response regulator: MKSDTINIVIVDDHPIVIEGLKMMLKNEPLLSISRSFTSGNEAIDFIKTNDIDIILLDIALPDANGINLCKEIKKLSSDVSVIMFSNRSERSIVMQCVQNGASGYLLKNTSIDELVTCIKGALSGEIVFCNEIKQIISKPSQSELTVPRLTKREKQILKLVAQGKTSSMIADELFLSPLTVDTHRKNLLQKFHAKNSTELISLALQQNMIE; this comes from the coding sequence ATGAAATCTGATACCATAAATATCGTCATTGTGGACGACCATCCTATTGTTATTGAAGGATTAAAAATGATGCTAAAAAATGAGCCTCTGCTATCTATTTCCAGGAGTTTTACATCAGGAAATGAAGCAATAGATTTTATTAAAACCAATGATATTGATATTATTCTTTTGGATATTGCTTTGCCGGATGCCAATGGTATCAATCTTTGTAAAGAGATCAAAAAATTATCATCAGATGTTTCTGTAATTATGTTCAGTAACCGATCAGAAAGAAGTATTGTTATGCAATGTGTTCAAAACGGAGCCAGCGGTTATTTATTAAAAAACACTTCTATTGATGAATTAGTAACTTGTATTAAAGGAGCACTTTCAGGGGAAATTGTTTTCTGTAATGAGATCAAGCAAATCATTAGCAAACCATCTCAAAGTGAATTGACAGTTCCCAGATTGACAAAACGTGAAAAACAAATTTTAAAATTAGTAGCCCAGGGGAAAACCAGTAGTATGATCGCTGATGAATTGTTTTTAAGTCCTCTAACTGTTGATACCCATCGGAAAAATCTACTTCAAAAATTTCATGCTAAAAACTCAACGGAACTTATCAGTCTTGCTTTGCAACAAAATATGATTGAATAA
- a CDS encoding alpha/beta hydrolase encodes MNLDYLVREPENITSSTPILFMLHGYGSNEQDLFSFRETLPNDWLLVSFRAPKDTQFEGYSWYDIDFNNPENFIDTDQAKESLNNVLENILKIINHYGLTESKTHLCGFSQGGILCYALALKHPDLFNYVACLSSYPEEKILGDIVKDKKKLEKLRFFVSHGTDDAVIPLEWGRKAADLLYDLGCYFTFREYMSGHGVNQKNYMDLMDFFSK; translated from the coding sequence ATGAATTTAGATTATTTAGTAAGAGAACCCGAAAATATTACATCCAGTACTCCCATACTTTTTATGCTTCATGGTTATGGAAGTAATGAACAAGACCTTTTCAGTTTTAGAGAAACACTTCCCAATGATTGGCTTCTTGTAAGCTTCAGGGCTCCAAAGGATACTCAGTTTGAGGGCTATTCATGGTATGATATTGATTTTAATAATCCCGAGAATTTTATAGATACGGATCAGGCAAAAGAATCATTGAACAATGTTTTAGAAAATATTTTAAAAATAATCAATCATTACGGATTAACGGAAAGTAAAACGCATTTATGTGGATTTAGTCAAGGGGGGATTTTATGTTATGCTTTGGCATTAAAACATCCAGATCTTTTCAATTATGTAGCCTGTTTAAGCAGTTATCCGGAGGAAAAGATATTAGGTGATATCGTTAAAGATAAAAAGAAACTGGAAAAACTCAGATTTTTTGTATCCCATGGAACTGATGATGCTGTTATCCCATTAGAATGGGGACGAAAAGCCGCAGATCTATTATACGATTTAGGATGTTATTTTACTTTTAGAGAGTATATGAGTGGCCACGGGGTAAATCAAAAAAATTATATGGATCTTATGGATTTCTTTTCTAAATAA